The following coding sequences lie in one Glycine max cultivar Williams 82 chromosome 19, Glycine_max_v4.0, whole genome shotgun sequence genomic window:
- the LOC100789342 gene encoding 2-oxoglutarate-dependent dioxygenase AOP3, giving the protein MEFLTQSQLPIVDFTNENLKPGTDAWVSASQVVRSALEDHGGFLALYDKVSLETYDSVYSEMMNFFDLSIKTKRRKTTEKPIFSYSGQLPGIPLYESVGIMNPLSFQDCQKYTHVMWPQGNDHFCESVNSYAKKLVELDHIVKRMVFENYGIETKKFDTLLESTEYVLRAYKYRIPQVGESNLGVAPHSDTAFITILNQKVEGLGVKLKDGKWFEVGASPSLYLVMGGDALMVWSNDRIPACEHRVLINSKIDRYSMGLLSYAAKIMEPQEELVDEEHPLRYKPFDHYGYLRFFLTEEAIKSDSRIKAYCGI; this is encoded by the exons ATGGAATTCCTAACACAATCTCAGCTACCAATTGTAGACTTCACCAACGAAAATCTGAAACCGGGTACCGATGCATGGGTTTCAGCTTCTCAAGTAGTGCGTAGTGCACTTGAGGATCATGGTGGTTTCTTGGCACTCTATGATAAGGTCAGTTTGGAGACATACGACTCTGTTTATTCTgaaatgatgaatttttttgacctctcaataaaaacaaaacggAGGAAAACCACTGAGAAGCCTATATTCAGCTATTCCGGGCAGCTACCTGGGATTCCTTTATATGAATCTGTTGGTATCATGAACCCACTCAGCTTTCAGGATTGTCAGAAATACACACACGTTATGTGGCCCCAAGGAAATGACCATTTCtg TGAAAGTGTCAATTCCTATGCAAAGAAACTAGTGGAATTGGACCACATTGTGAAGAGAATGGTGTTTGAGAACTATGGAATCGAGACAAAGAAATTTGACACTTTACTCGAATCAACCGAGTATGTGCTCCGAGCCTACAAATACAGAATACCCCAAGTGGGTGAGAGCAATTTGGGAGTGGCTCCTCATTCTGACACAGCTTTCATAACTATATTGAATCAGAAGGTAGAAGGCTTAGGGGTCAAATTGAAGGATGGGAAATGGTTTGAGGTGGGTGCTTCACCCTCGCTATATTTGGTAATGGGTGGCGATGCATTGATG GTTTGGAGTAATGACAGGATACCCGCTTGTGAACACAGAGTTTTAATAAACTCAAAGATAGACAGATACTCCATGGGACTACTTTCATATGCTGCTAAGATAATGGAACcacaagaggagttagttgacGAGGAACATCCTCTACGTTATAAACCATTTGATCATTATGGATACCTTCGTTTCTTTCTCACCGAAGAGGCCATAAAATCTGATTCCAGGATCAAAGCATATTGTGGTATTTGA